The Montipora foliosa isolate CH-2021 chromosome 1, ASM3666993v2, whole genome shotgun sequence DNA segment gatgttgtgtaataccttgtggtcagacagaggCAGGCTCATCACAATCACATTTCTTACCAGtaaccttttcgcgtacttctaaacgtcggaattgatacAATCATTCcgcaaaacttttttttttgctttattcagagagaaatttcgctttccggcaaaTAAAAAGataacgcttagcgcaatcatttaccatataaggtcaaactaagatatgtgagctgataaccgagactgagtgaagcaatcagagcacgagaaatgcattaaccaagACTGAAAATTTAATAAGGAGTATTTAAGGTCCGTGCTCTAAATCTGAAGGAGGCCACAAATTCATTCCCTCTGGCGTTATAAAATGCTTGCGCATACGAAACTTTAAATTAAAgctatttcattttgtttttttttttaattattcgTTTCGCAACTGAGATCAGAAGAATCGAAACTTTGGCTAGAAGGAGTTTTCACTAAGGATTCGGGTAAATCAACATGGCTGCGAAATTTTTGAGCATCACGTTTCAGGCGACCAACAATGGGAGCCAGTTGCACGACTTGAACTCGACTACGGCGTTCGCTTCTCAAGTCATCACTGCGTCGTTCTCGATGTTGTGTTATGTTCTTGCTTTGGTGTTTATTGTTCTTGGTGTTTGCTTGAAGTcggtttcgaagctcttctccTCGCCTGCCATCTACATTTTCTTTCTAGTAGGTGGAATTATCACCACAGAGAATGCATTAAACACATGGCACGGGAATCTTGATGTAATGTGCTATCATCGGATAATCTCCGTGTTTCTTGTCGGAGTGGTTCTTGTCTTGCTAGGGGCAGTGTTGTTCTTTGAGAAACCTGGCAGCGACACGGATCAACACACTCTTGGTCACCATCAACCATCAATGGGGCTCCTTCTCACAATCATCACACTACCGCTCTGTGCGACCGAGTTGTTGATTCTTATCCAGGATAATGAGTCGGGAAAGAAAATCAAGGGAATTTCGAGGCGTTTACTTGTAGTGAACGAATCGGTTTTCACAGTTCAAAAGGTTATTCAAGTCACAGTTTACGTTTGGCTGAGGGACTTCAAAGTTCGCGAAGCTTTCAAAGAAAACGCAAGCTTTTATTTCAAGGTGCTGGCGTTTTACAACTTCGTTGATTGGGTGGATTCGCAGGTAAACCTGGAATCAGGCGTTGATATGGAAGGAACAAAGGAATTTTATGGCCAGTGGTTTGGTTTCTTGTTCAAGCTTTATGAAGCATTATTGATAGACTATCGTCTATTGTGCTCACTTTTGTTTCTGGAGCATTCATTTCAGGTTCAACACGAAACGGAAAATGTAGACAGGCTCGACGAAGAAGAAAGCGAAATCGAAAGATCCTTCATGTCAGTAGACCGGCTGAACAGGAACATTGGCTTTATCGTTGGCTTTTTTTGCTTGCTCGTCCCCTTCATTTGCGTGCTTTTCTATGTTCACAAGCTCCACCTTACAGTTTACACACGCGTAGTAGCTACCTTTCTTGGCTCGCTTACCATACTTGCCAGTGGAGTGGTACTGTTACTCAGGAACAGCTTTGATTATGACAAACGAGATAAGGAATCAATGGGTGTTAAGATAATGGTAAGAGCCGGAAATAAATTCAGTCACTTTGATAAAACAGTTTTAAGGCCCTTAATTTGAAAACCAATCCTCATCTAGATTCCAGATTCTTCTGGTCCTCGCATACGGAGACAGAAAAAACTGTAGGAACTACCGTAGAATCGCGAGGCAAAATCAAGCCGTTCTCGGCTTCTGAATTTGCCATTATCGTATATTCTTAATTTGCAATAGTTTAGAACACCGACAAACCAG contains these protein-coding regions:
- the LOC137993727 gene encoding uncharacterized protein, with amino-acid sequence MAAKFLSITFQATNNGSQLHDLNSTTAFASQVITASFSMLCYVLALVFIVLGVCLKSVSKLFSSPAIYIFFLVGGIITTENALNTWHGNLDVMCYHRIISVFLVGVVLVLLGAVLFFEKPGSDTDQHTLGHHQPSMGLLLTIITLPLCATELLILIQDNESGKKIKGISRRLLVVNESVFTVQKVIQVTVYVWLRDFKVREAFKENASFYFKVLAFYNFVDWVDSQVNLESGVDMEGTKEFYGQWFGFLFKLYEALLIDYRLLCSLLFLEHSFQVQHETENVDRLDEEESEIERSFMSVDRLNRNIGFIVGFFCLLVPFICVLFYVHKLHLTVYTRVVATFLGSLTILASGVVLLLRNSFDYDKRDKESMGVKIMVCFFGATGFSSLMIKAALAEYWAFRWAGAELIMRGLTTLFLMYLFLKLNPRALPRRNPEVRVNHFLVPVLMFGIIADFAACLVDQQIGPLDPYFRKKITGAQRSSVLYLHDVGSTMHLGFLIHVGLTFLIMQTRFGRRTLTPSRERLTLSL